The Thermomonospora curvata DSM 43183 DNA segment CCAGGACTGCCCGCCGGAGGCGGCCGGCCGGGCGGGAGGGCTGATCCGTGGCCTGCTACGTGCTGATCCCCGGTGCGGGGGGCCGATCCTGGTACTGGCACCGCGTCGTTCCCATGCTGCGGGCGCTGGGGCATGACGTGGTCGCCCCCGACCTGCCCGCCCGGGACGACTCCGCCGGGCTCGCCGAGTACACCGACGTCGTGGTGGAGGCCGTCGGCGACCGGCGGGACCTGATCGTGGTGGCCCACTCGATGGGCGGGTTCATCGCCCCCCTGGTCTGCACGCGGGTGCCCGTCGAGCTGATGGTGCTGGTGGCCGCCATGGTCCCCAGGGCGGGGGAGTCCGGCGGCCAGTGGTGGGCCCGCACCGGGCAGGAGCGCGCCATGCGGGAACTGGCCGAACGCCAAGGCCGCGTCCTCGGTGAGGAACTCGATCCGATGGATGTGTTCTTCCACGACGTGCCGCCGCAGGTGGCGGCCGAGGCGATGAAGGACGGTCTTGAGCAGTCCGCGACGCCGTTCCGGGAGCCCTGGCCCCTGGCGGCCTGGCCCCAGGTGCCCACCCGGTTCCTGCTGTGCCGCGACGACCGGCTTTTCCCGGCCGGCTTCCAGCGCAGGGTCGTCCGGGAGCGGCTGGGGATCGTCCCCGATGAGATGCCCGGCGGGCACATGCCCGCGCTGGCCCGTCCCGAGGAACTGGTGCGGCGGCTGGAGGCCTACCGCGCCGCATTGCCCGCCCGGCCCGGGCCCGCCTGACGGCCCGGGCGGAAAAACAGTTGCCCTCAACTTTGTTTGAGGTTTTACCGTCCAGGGCATGAGCGACGACATGCCCTCCCGGGCGGGGCGGCGGGAGTGGGCCGGTCTGGCCGTGCTGGTCCTGCCCACCCTGCTGATCAGCATCGACGTCAGCGTGCTGCATCTGGCCCAACCCGGGCTCAGCGCCGACCTGCGCCCCAGCAGTACGCAACTGCTGTGGATCAACGACGTCTACGGCTTCCTGATCGCCGGCTTCCTGATCACCATGGGGGCGCTGGGCGACCGGATCGGCCGCCGCCGGCTGCTGCTGATCGGCGGTGCCGCCTTCGGGCCGGCCTCGGCGCTGGCCGCCTACGCCCCCAACGCCGAACTGCTGATCGTGGCCCGGGCGGCGCTGGGCGTGGCCGGCGCCACGCTGATGCCCTCCACGCTGTCGCTGATCCGCAACATGTTCCGCGACCCGGCCCAGCGCACCCGCGCCATCAGCCTGTGGATGACGGGCTTCAGCGGCGGCATGGTGATCGGCCCGGTGGTCGGCGGGGTGCTGCTGGAGTACTTCTGGTGGGGCTCGGTCTTCCTGCTCGGCGTGCCGGTGATGGCGCTGCTGACACTGCTGGGGCCGCTGCTGCTGCCGGAGTCGCGCGACCCCGCCCCCGGACGCGTCGACCCGCCCAGCGTGCTGCTGTCGCTGACCGGAGTCATCGCGCTGGTCTACGGGCTCAAGGAGATCGCGGCCTACGGCCTCAGCCCGGCGCCGGCGGCGATCATGGCGGTGGGAGCGGTGCTGACGTGGGCGTTCGTGCGCCGGCAGCGCCGCCTCGAGGACCCGATGCTGGACCTTGGGCTGCTGGGCCGGCGCCGCTTCGGCGGCTCGCTGGGCCTGCTGACGCTGGTCATGCTGATCGGGCCCGGCCTTTCCCTGCTGACCGCCCAGTACCTGCAGCTGGTGCTGGGACTGAGCCCGCTGCAGGCGGGGCTGTGGACGCTGCCGCCGTCGATCGCGGTCATCGCCGGCTTCATGGCGGCGCCCCTGCTGGCCCGCCGCATCCGCCCCGGCCTGCTGATCGCGGCCGGGCTGGCGGTGAGCGCGCTGGGGCTGGCCCTGCTGACCGGCACCGGCACCCAGCGCGGCCTGATGCTGCTGGTGACCGGGATGACCCTGTTCGACCTGGGCTTTTCCCCGCTGGCGGTGCTGGGCACCGACATGATCGTCACCGCGGCGCCGCCGGAGCGGGCGGGCGCGGCCTCGGCGCTGTCGGAGACCTCCCAGGAATTCGGCGGCGCGCTCGGGCTGGCGGTCTTCGGCGGCATCGCCACCGTCGTCTACCGGCTGCGCATCGACCCGCCCGGCGGCGTCCCCGATCAGGCCGCCGACCAGGCCGCCGAGACACTGGGCGGCGCCACCGCGGTCGCCGGCGGCCTGGACGGCGATCTGGCGGCGGCCCTGCTGGAGGGCGCCCGCGCCGCCTTCACCGACGGCCTGCACGCCGCCGCCGCGGCGGCCGCGGTGCTGACCGCCGGCGCCGCCGCGCTGGCCGTGATCCTGCTGCGCCACGTGCCCCCGACCTCCGCTGTGCCGTCCCCGGACGAACCCGCGCAGGAGGCGCCGGCTCCCACGGCCGGGCTCACCGGCTAGAGCACGCGACGCGACCCATGGCCGGGAGCGGGGGCGCCGTCCCCGCTCCCGGCCATGGGACGTCCCGGCTCGAAAGCCACCGGGTCCTCCCCATGCACCCTCTCTGCTGCCGTTCGGGCAGAATGCCGGGCGGTGAACCTTTCCGTTACGCCGTCTTCGCAGTTCACAGGCGGACGTCACGGCGCCGGGGCGCCGCTGCGGCTCCCGTCCCCCCAGGCGCAGGGCCGCGGGCGGAAAGGCTCGGACGCAACGAGTCGGGAGGAAACCGTGGAGCTGTTCGACCTGTCCGGCAAGGTCGCCGTCGTCACCGGCGGGACCCGGGGCATCGGGCTGATGATGGCGCGCGGCCTGCTGCAGGCCGGGGCGCGCGTGCACATCAGCTCCCGCAAAGCCGACGCCTGCGCCCGGGCCGCTGAGGAGCTGTCGCAATACGGCCAGGTCAACGCCATCCCCGCCGACCTGTCCACCGAAGAGGAGTGCCTTCGGCTGGCCCGGGAGGTCGGCGAGGCCGAGCAGGCCGTGCACATCCTGATCAACAACGCCGGCGCCACCTGGGGCGCGCCGCTGGAGGAGTTCCCGGCCTTCGCCTGGGACAAGGTGCTCAACCTCAACCTCAAGGCGCCGTTCTTCCTCACCCGCGCCTTCCTGCCCATGCTGGAGGCCGCCGCCACCGCCGACGACCCGGCCCGCGTCATCAACGTCGGCAGCATCGACGGGCTGCACGTCCCCCTGCTGCCCACCTACTCCTACTCGGCCAGCAAGGCCGGGCTGCACCACATGACCCGGGTGCTGGCCCGCGAACTGGGGCCCCGCGGCATCACCGTCAACGCCGTGGCGCCCGGCCCGTTCGAGTCCAAGATGATGGCCGCCACGCTGGAGGCCTTCGGCAAGGAGATCGCCGCGGCGGCCCCGCTGCGGCGCATCGGGCGCCCCGACGACATGGCCGGGGTGGCGATCTACCTGTCCAGCCGGGCCGGCGCCTACGTCACCGGCGCGGTCATCCCCGTGGACGGCGGGCTCGGCACCACGGTCTGACCCGCCCGTTGATCGCCGGGGAGCGATCGAAATGTCGCTCGGGTGCGTTGATTGAGACCGGCGGGCGAAACTTCCCACCCGCGATCGTCCGATAGCGTCGACGATATGCGACTCGGCGTATTGGACGTGGGCTCGAACACGGTGCATCTGCTCGTGGTGGACGCGCACCGGGGCGCCCGGCCGTTGCCGGCCTACTCCCACAAGGAGGAGATGCAGCTGGCCGCCTACATCAGCGGCGGCCGGGTCACCGAGGAGGGCGAGCGGCGGCTGCTGGCCTTCGTCCGGGACGCCCTGCGGATCGCCGAGGACAAGGGCGTGCAGGAGCTGCTGGCCTTCGCCACCTCCGCGGTGCGCGAGGCCGACAACGGCGAAGAGGTGCTGGCCCGCATCAACGCCGAGACCGGCGTGGGAGTGCGGGTGCTGTCCGGCGAGGAGGAGGCCCGCCTGACCTTCCTGGCGGTCCGCCGCTGGTACGGCTGGTCGTCGGGGCGGCTGCTGGTGGTCGACATCGGCGGCGGCTCGCTGGAGATCGCCTCCGGCATCGACGAGGCCCCCGACGTGGCGATCTCGCTGCCGCTGGGGGCCGGCCGGCTGACCCGCGACATGCTCGGCGGCGACCCGCCGCGCCCGGGCCGGCTGCGCGAGCTGCGCCGCTACGTACGGGCCGAGATCGCCAGCCGGGTCGGCGAGGTGGCCCGCTATGGGCCGCCCGACCACGCGGTGGCCACCTCCAAGACCTTCCGGCAGCTGGCCCGCATCGCCGGGGCCGCCCCCTCGGCCGAAGGCCCCCTGGTCAAGCGGGTGCTGCGGCATGAGGACCTGATCCAGTGGAGCGAGAAGCTGGCGCGGATGACCTCCCGGGAACGCGCCGCGCTGCCCGGCGTCTCCGCGAACCGCGCCCCGCAGCTGCCCGCCGGGGCGGTGGTGGCGGACGCGGCCATGGACCTGTTCGGGCTGCCCGAACTGGAGATCTGCCCGTGGGCGCTGCGGGAGGGCGTGATCTTGCGCCGTCTGGACGCCATCACCGGCGACTCCGCTTGAAGATCCCGGCGAACCAAGGACGCGGCGGGCACATCTACCGATCAGACGACATTTCCGCTGTCATGTCAGATGAGGCTTGAAGCGATCTGAGCAGACGGCCGCGGCCGCCGGGCCCGCCCGTGCCGCGGGCCGGGTGATGGACGCGCGGGCTCTTGCGGGCCCGCAGGAGAGTGGAGCGACCTTGGACAGCCGGCACGGCAGAGCACGGGCGGCGGGTTCTCTGGGCCCCGGCGATCCGCGGCGGATCGGGGAGTACCCGCTGGAGGCCAAGCTCGGCGAGGGCGGCATGGGCGCGGTCTACCTGGGCCGCGGCCGGGACGGGCGGCCGGTGGCGGTGAAGGTGGTGCGTGCCGAGCTGGCCGGCGACCCGGCGTTCGCGGCCCGCTTCCGCGACGAGGTGGCCAACGCGCAGAAGGTCGCCTCCTTCTGCACCGCCCAGGTGCTCGGCCACGGCGCGGAGGGCGGGCGTCCCTACCTGGTCACCGAGTACATCGAAGGCCCCTCCCTGCAGGAGCACGTGGCCGAGCACGGCGCGCTGTCGCCCGGCCTGCTCAACGGTGTCGCGGTGGGCGTGGCCGCCGCGCTGGTGGCCATCCACTCCGCCGGGCTGGTGCACCGCGACCTCAAGCCCGGCAACGTGCTGCTGTCCATCTCCGGCCCCCGGGTGATCGACTTCGGCATCGCCCGGGCGCTGGATGCGGCCACCGGCCACACCCGGACCGGGCAGGTGGTCGGCAGCCCCGGCTGGATCGCCCCCGAGCAGATCCTCAACAAGCCCGTCACGGCGGCGGCCGACGTGTTCGCCTGGGGCTGCCTGGTGGCCTTCGCCGGCAGCGCCTATCACCCGTTCGGGGTGGGCGACTTCCAGCTCATGGCGGCCCGGGTGGTGCACGCCGAACCCGAGATCGGCCCGCTGCCCGAGCCGCTGGCGACCCTGGTGCGCCGGGCGCTGCAGAAAGACCCCGCGCTGCGCCCCACCGCGCGGGAGCTGCTGCTGTCCCTGACCGGAGGCGGCGGCGAGGCCGCCGCGACCACCGCGCTGAACCGGACGTGGACCGGGGGCCTGGCCGCGCCGGACGCACCCGCCGCGACCGTGGGCCCGCCGGCTCCTGGAAGCGGCCCCGCCCGTCCTGCCGAGCCGCCCGCACCGGTGGGCGCCCTCGCGCCCGCTGCGGGAACACAGCCGGCCCCTTCCGCCCCGGGGGAGCCGACGGCGGCCGTCCCCGAACCGCCGGCCGGGCCCGGCGGGAAGGGACGGCGCCGGCTGCGCAAGGGACTGCTGGCGGCCGTCGCCGGTGTCGTGGCCGTCGCCGCGGGCGCGGCCGTCGTGCTGCAGTCCTTGGGCGATGACCGGGGCCGGGGTGCCGCCGCCTCCGGCCCGCCGGCGGATGTGATGCTGGTCCGCATCGACCGGGCGGGCGGCTGGCCCCGGGAGTGCCACGCCGCCGTGGGGCTGCTGACCCCCGGCGCGCGGGCCGCCCGGCCGCTGCTGGAGGGAGAGGGCTGTGACGTCCTGCCGCAGTGGTCGCCGCGGCGGGACCGGATCGCCTTCACCCGCTGGAGCGGCGGCGCGACCTCGGAGGTGTGGGTGGTGAACCCCGACGGCGGCGGGGCCGAACGCAAAGCGGACGGCATCAACGGCCGCAGCCGGGTCGCCTGGTCGCCCGACGGCGCCTCCCTGGCGGCCATGACCAGGACCGGCGGGCGGGCGCAGCTGAGCGTGATCGACTTGAGCGACGGGAGCGTCGAGCAGCTCACCGACGACCGCAGCGTCAAAGACGACCCCACCTGGTCCCGGGACGGCAAGCTCGCCTTCTGGAGCAGACGGGACGGCTCCCAGCAGCTGTACTGGCTGGATCCGGCCGACCCGCAGCGCCGCTGGCGGCAGGTCACCACCCGCCGGGTCGCCCCCCACGGCGCCAACGACCCCATCTGGTCCCCCGACGGCCGGTGGCTGGCCTTCACCGTGATGAACGAAGCGGGCCACGGCCACGACATCGCGGTGATCCGCGCCGACGGCACCGGTTACCGCAGGCTCACCACCGGCCCCGCCCACGACATGGACCCCAGCTGGTCACCGGACGGCAAATGGCTGGCCTTCGTGCGCGGCCCGGTGGCCACCCCCCAGATCTGGGCCATGCCCGTGGACGCCGGCCAGGCACGGGCCCGTCCGGTCGGCCCGCTCGCCGTCGGCCACCCGGACTGGTCGTGACCTTGCGGGCTCAGCGCGGGGTGAGCTCCACCCAGATCTGGTCG contains these protein-coding regions:
- a CDS encoding alpha/beta fold hydrolase, producing the protein MACYVLIPGAGGRSWYWHRVVPMLRALGHDVVAPDLPARDDSAGLAEYTDVVVEAVGDRRDLIVVAHSMGGFIAPLVCTRVPVELMVLVAAMVPRAGESGGQWWARTGQERAMRELAERQGRVLGEELDPMDVFFHDVPPQVAAEAMKDGLEQSATPFREPWPLAAWPQVPTRFLLCRDDRLFPAGFQRRVVRERLGIVPDEMPGGHMPALARPEELVRRLEAYRAALPARPGPA
- a CDS encoding MFS transporter, producing the protein MSDDMPSRAGRREWAGLAVLVLPTLLISIDVSVLHLAQPGLSADLRPSSTQLLWINDVYGFLIAGFLITMGALGDRIGRRRLLLIGGAAFGPASALAAYAPNAELLIVARAALGVAGATLMPSTLSLIRNMFRDPAQRTRAISLWMTGFSGGMVIGPVVGGVLLEYFWWGSVFLLGVPVMALLTLLGPLLLPESRDPAPGRVDPPSVLLSLTGVIALVYGLKEIAAYGLSPAPAAIMAVGAVLTWAFVRRQRRLEDPMLDLGLLGRRRFGGSLGLLTLVMLIGPGLSLLTAQYLQLVLGLSPLQAGLWTLPPSIAVIAGFMAAPLLARRIRPGLLIAAGLAVSALGLALLTGTGTQRGLMLLVTGMTLFDLGFSPLAVLGTDMIVTAAPPERAGAASALSETSQEFGGALGLAVFGGIATVVYRLRIDPPGGVPDQAADQAAETLGGATAVAGGLDGDLAAALLEGARAAFTDGLHAAAAAAAVLTAGAAALAVILLRHVPPTSAVPSPDEPAQEAPAPTAGLTG
- a CDS encoding SDR family oxidoreductase codes for the protein MELFDLSGKVAVVTGGTRGIGLMMARGLLQAGARVHISSRKADACARAAEELSQYGQVNAIPADLSTEEECLRLAREVGEAEQAVHILINNAGATWGAPLEEFPAFAWDKVLNLNLKAPFFLTRAFLPMLEAAATADDPARVINVGSIDGLHVPLLPTYSYSASKAGLHHMTRVLARELGPRGITVNAVAPGPFESKMMAATLEAFGKEIAAAAPLRRIGRPDDMAGVAIYLSSRAGAYVTGAVIPVDGGLGTTV
- a CDS encoding Ppx/GppA phosphatase family protein, which translates into the protein MRLGVLDVGSNTVHLLVVDAHRGARPLPAYSHKEEMQLAAYISGGRVTEEGERRLLAFVRDALRIAEDKGVQELLAFATSAVREADNGEEVLARINAETGVGVRVLSGEEEARLTFLAVRRWYGWSSGRLLVVDIGGGSLEIASGIDEAPDVAISLPLGAGRLTRDMLGGDPPRPGRLRELRRYVRAEIASRVGEVARYGPPDHAVATSKTFRQLARIAGAAPSAEGPLVKRVLRHEDLIQWSEKLARMTSRERAALPGVSANRAPQLPAGAVVADAAMDLFGLPELEICPWALREGVILRRLDAITGDSA
- a CDS encoding protein kinase domain-containing protein, which encodes MDARALAGPQESGATLDSRHGRARAAGSLGPGDPRRIGEYPLEAKLGEGGMGAVYLGRGRDGRPVAVKVVRAELAGDPAFAARFRDEVANAQKVASFCTAQVLGHGAEGGRPYLVTEYIEGPSLQEHVAEHGALSPGLLNGVAVGVAAALVAIHSAGLVHRDLKPGNVLLSISGPRVIDFGIARALDAATGHTRTGQVVGSPGWIAPEQILNKPVTAAADVFAWGCLVAFAGSAYHPFGVGDFQLMAARVVHAEPEIGPLPEPLATLVRRALQKDPALRPTARELLLSLTGGGGEAAATTALNRTWTGGLAAPDAPAATVGPPAPGSGPARPAEPPAPVGALAPAAGTQPAPSAPGEPTAAVPEPPAGPGGKGRRRLRKGLLAAVAGVVAVAAGAAVVLQSLGDDRGRGAAASGPPADVMLVRIDRAGGWPRECHAAVGLLTPGARAARPLLEGEGCDVLPQWSPRRDRIAFTRWSGGATSEVWVVNPDGGGAERKADGINGRSRVAWSPDGASLAAMTRTGGRAQLSVIDLSDGSVEQLTDDRSVKDDPTWSRDGKLAFWSRRDGSQQLYWLDPADPQRRWRQVTTRRVAPHGANDPIWSPDGRWLAFTVMNEAGHGHDIAVIRADGTGYRRLTTGPAHDMDPSWSPDGKWLAFVRGPVATPQIWAMPVDAGQARARPVGPLAVGHPDWS